The Peribacillus simplex genome contains a region encoding:
- the minC gene encoding septum site-determining protein MinC, protein MNKRIQQNVMIKGTKDGFMLHLDDSCSFSELLKELEVKLSANYQFQENDPSISVKVHTGNRYLDEQQEEQIKEVIHKKKKLFVDEMISNVLTKDEAKRWKDENQVTTVTKVIRSGQVFEVPGDLLLIGDVNPDGTVRAGGNIYIMGQLKGIAHAGYKGNNEAIIAASVMKPAQLRIAGQVNLSPDQYTKWGHDLECAFMDEEENIIIEKLQVLKKYRPNLNRLEGGL, encoded by the coding sequence ATGAATAAAAGAATTCAGCAAAATGTCATGATTAAGGGAACAAAAGACGGGTTTATGCTTCATCTCGATGATTCTTGCTCATTTTCCGAATTATTGAAAGAGTTAGAAGTGAAGCTTTCGGCGAACTATCAGTTTCAAGAAAATGACCCGTCCATTTCCGTGAAAGTACATACAGGGAACCGCTATCTTGATGAACAACAAGAAGAACAGATTAAAGAGGTCATCCATAAAAAGAAGAAGCTTTTCGTGGATGAGATGATTTCGAATGTCCTGACGAAGGATGAAGCGAAACGATGGAAAGATGAAAACCAAGTGACGACCGTGACCAAGGTGATAAGGTCGGGACAGGTTTTTGAAGTTCCCGGAGACTTACTTTTAATTGGGGATGTCAATCCCGACGGAACGGTTCGTGCGGGCGGCAACATATATATCATGGGACAGCTGAAGGGAATAGCCCATGCCGGTTATAAAGGGAATAATGAGGCCATAATAGCTGCCTCTGTCATGAAGCCTGCCCAGCTGCGCATTGCCGGACAAGTGAATTTATCTCCTGATCAATATACGAAATGGGGACATGACTTGGAATGTGCCTTCATGGACGAAGAAGAAAATATCATTATAGAAAAACTGCAAGTCTTAAAGAAATATAGACCTAATTTAAATAGATTAGAAGGGGGTCTCTAA
- the mreD gene encoding rod shape-determining protein MreD — translation MRYFILSFIALVFFVFESIFAQMFAGDAFGSDKILVPHFMMIFVFFLTMYGSRKMGMLYGAILGLTYDVVYTEILGIYMFLLPFLAYLISKSMKILQNNLLVACLTALLFTAVLEVVIFQMNIILSFADMGFGEFAERRLIPTLLLNLAFIIISCYPLKRMIEKLDLQGETE, via the coding sequence GTGAGATATTTCATCCTTTCTTTTATAGCCTTGGTTTTTTTTGTTTTTGAAAGCATCTTCGCCCAAATGTTCGCTGGTGATGCATTCGGCTCCGATAAAATACTCGTGCCCCATTTCATGATGATTTTCGTTTTTTTCCTGACCATGTACGGATCCAGGAAAATGGGTATGCTTTATGGGGCGATTCTAGGGTTGACTTATGATGTTGTATATACGGAAATCCTGGGGATTTACATGTTCCTGCTGCCTTTTCTTGCCTATCTGATATCGAAAAGCATGAAAATCCTGCAAAATAACCTATTGGTTGCCTGCCTTACTGCGCTTTTATTCACGGCAGTTTTAGAGGTTGTCATCTTTCAGATGAATATCATCCTATCTTTTGCAGATATGGGATTTGGTGAATTTGCGGAACGGAGATTGATTCCGACATTATTATTGAATCTAGCATTCATTATCATCAGCTGCTATCCTTTAAAGAGAATGATTGAAAAGCTTGATTTGCAAGGAGAAACGGAATAA
- the mreC gene encoding rod shape-determining protein MreC, with translation MPQFFNKKLLLLLVSIIVLVALIGFSLREREELTWPEQFLKDTTGWVGNVFNKPVSGITGFVGGLKDLQHTYDENKKLKARLDEYVLLKTQVQDLKEENEELRDNLKKEDDLRKYSPTQATVIGRNPDRWHEMLTINKGKRNGVEKNMAVITSNGLVGKVKSATDFTASVQLLSSIDKANRVSAIVQGDDKAYGLIEGFDDKKNLLLMKRIPYDKKIKKNSLVITSGYGGIFPKGLLIGKVVDVKVDQYGLNQTAYIEPSTDFYDINNVMVVQREVDGVPQESEGEDEAE, from the coding sequence ATGCCACAGTTTTTTAATAAAAAGCTCCTTCTCTTGCTCGTTAGTATTATCGTTCTCGTGGCATTGATCGGTTTTTCATTAAGGGAGAGAGAAGAGTTAACTTGGCCGGAGCAATTCCTGAAAGATACGACAGGCTGGGTAGGAAATGTGTTTAATAAGCCAGTATCGGGTATAACAGGTTTTGTAGGGGGCTTAAAAGACCTTCAACATACATACGATGAAAACAAAAAATTGAAAGCCCGCTTGGATGAATATGTATTATTGAAAACCCAAGTCCAAGATTTAAAGGAAGAAAATGAAGAACTTCGCGATAACCTCAAAAAAGAAGATGACCTGCGGAAGTATTCGCCCACTCAGGCGACGGTCATTGGACGTAATCCCGACCGCTGGCATGAAATGCTGACGATCAATAAAGGGAAACGTAATGGGGTAGAAAAAAACATGGCAGTCATCACGTCCAATGGGTTAGTCGGTAAGGTGAAATCAGCGACGGATTTCACGGCCTCGGTTCAACTTTTAAGTTCGATCGATAAAGCCAACCGTGTCTCAGCCATCGTTCAAGGTGATGATAAAGCTTACGGCTTGATTGAAGGATTCGATGATAAGAAGAACCTTTTGCTGATGAAACGGATTCCATATGATAAGAAGATCAAGAAAAATTCATTGGTCATCACATCCGGTTATGGAGGGATCTTTCCGAAAGGTCTGCTGATCGGGAAAGTTGTCGATGTCAAAGTGGATCAATATGGTTTGAACCAGACCGCATATATTGAACCATCGACGGATTTTTATGATATTAATAATGTTATGGTCGTTCAGCGTGAAGTGGACGGTGTACCGCAAGAAAGTGAAGGGGAGGATGAAGCTGAGTGA
- a CDS encoding rod shape-determining protein has protein sequence MFGIGARDIGIDLGTANTLVYVKGKGIAVREPSVVAVQTDTKQIVAVGNDAKNMIGRTPGNVVALRPMKDGVIADYETTATMMKYYMKEAQKKGVFGNKPYVMICVPSGITAVEQRAVIDAARQAGARDAYPIEEPFAAAIGADLPVWEPTGSMVVDIGGGTTEVAIISLGGIVTSQSIRIAGDEMDDAIIVYIRKNYNLMIGERTAEAIKMEIGSAGDTEGVENMEIRGRDLLTGLPKTIEITAEEISKALSDTVSAIVDSVKNTLEKTPPELAADIMDRGIVLTGGGALLRNLDKVISEETQMPVIIAENPLDCVAIGTGKALDHIHLFKTKSRDSR, from the coding sequence ATGTTTGGAATTGGCGCTAGAGATATAGGGATTGATTTAGGAACGGCGAATACGCTTGTTTATGTGAAAGGAAAAGGTATCGCGGTACGTGAACCATCGGTTGTAGCTGTGCAAACAGATACAAAGCAAATCGTTGCAGTCGGAAACGATGCGAAAAACATGATCGGCCGTACACCTGGTAACGTGGTTGCCCTTCGCCCGATGAAGGATGGAGTAATTGCCGATTATGAAACGACGGCTACCATGATGAAGTACTATATGAAGGAAGCTCAAAAGAAGGGCGTATTCGGCAACAAGCCATATGTCATGATTTGTGTGCCTTCTGGAATTACGGCAGTTGAGCAGCGTGCAGTCATCGATGCAGCTAGACAAGCTGGAGCCCGTGACGCATATCCTATCGAAGAACCGTTTGCAGCAGCGATCGGTGCGGACCTTCCGGTTTGGGAGCCTACAGGAAGCATGGTCGTTGATATCGGCGGAGGAACGACGGAAGTGGCAATCATTTCCCTTGGCGGAATCGTTACAAGCCAATCGATCCGTATTGCCGGTGACGAAATGGATGATGCCATTATCGTTTACATCCGTAAGAACTACAATTTGATGATCGGTGAACGTACTGCTGAAGCGATCAAAATGGAAATTGGTTCTGCTGGAGACACGGAAGGCGTAGAAAACATGGAAATTCGCGGCCGTGACCTATTGACTGGATTACCGAAAACGATCGAAATCACAGCTGAGGAAATATCCAAAGCATTAAGCGACACAGTTTCCGCAATTGTGGATTCCGTGAAAAACACTTTAGAGAAAACACCACCTGAATTAGCCGCTGACATTATGGACAGAGGCATTGTATTGACAGGCGGGGGTGCTTTGCTGCGCAATTTGGATAAAGTCATCAGTGAAGAAACGCAAATGCCGGTGATCATCGCTGAAAATCCGCTTGATTGTGTTGCGATCGGAACGGGAAAAGCGCTGGATCACATTCATTTATTCAAGACTAAATCAAGAGATTCGCGATAA
- the radC gene encoding RadC family protein yields the protein MLIRDYPKEERPRERFLQDGPQSLSNQELLALLLRTGSREESVLQLSGRLINSFKGLRLLKEASVEELTVIKGIGEAKAIQILASVELGRRINNLNDQDRYVIRSPEDGANYCMEEMRFLSQEHFVCLYLNTKNQVLQKTTVFIGSLNASIVHPREVFKEAFKRSAASIICLHNHPSGDPSPSREDIEVTKRLVECGKIIGIEVLDHIIIGEHKYVSLKEKGYL from the coding sequence ATGCTAATACGGGATTACCCGAAAGAAGAGCGGCCGCGCGAAAGGTTTCTGCAGGACGGGCCGCAAAGTCTCTCCAATCAGGAATTGCTTGCTTTGCTACTCAGGACGGGGTCAAGGGAGGAATCAGTCCTGCAACTATCCGGCAGGCTCATCAATTCCTTTAAGGGCCTGCGCTTGCTAAAAGAAGCATCTGTGGAAGAACTGACCGTGATCAAAGGGATTGGTGAAGCAAAAGCGATTCAAATCCTGGCCTCTGTCGAACTTGGCAGGAGAATTAACAATTTGAATGATCAAGACCGTTATGTGATTCGATCTCCTGAGGATGGAGCCAATTATTGCATGGAAGAAATGCGGTTTTTATCACAGGAACATTTCGTCTGTCTCTATTTAAATACGAAAAATCAAGTGCTTCAAAAAACTACGGTATTCATCGGCAGCCTCAATGCCTCGATCGTGCATCCGCGCGAGGTCTTTAAAGAGGCTTTCAAAAGGTCCGCTGCCTCTATCATCTGTCTTCATAACCACCCCTCCGGAGACCCCTCTCCCAGCAGAGAAGATATTGAAGTAACGAAAAGGTTAGTCGAATGTGGTAAAATAATCGGGATTGAAGTATTGGACCACATCATTATCGGGGAACATAAATATGTTAGTTTGAAGGAAAAAGGTTATTTATGA
- a CDS encoding Maf family protein translates to MQPLILASSSPRRKELLQFLQIPFESMNSNVDESIDENMCPDAAVKELASRKAEAIAAKFQESWVIGSDTVVVLDGEILGKPTSRADGKRMLEMLSGRTHEVYTGVAILFGKHRRVFAEKTEVTFWELPDAEIERYLDSGEPFDKAGGYGIQGYGSLLVEQIKGDYFSVVGLPVSRLARELKAMQEELG, encoded by the coding sequence ATGCAGCCATTGATTTTAGCTTCTTCATCACCACGTCGTAAAGAACTTCTACAATTTCTTCAAATCCCCTTTGAAAGCATGAATTCCAATGTCGATGAAAGTATTGATGAAAACATGTGTCCTGATGCAGCGGTGAAAGAACTGGCCTCCCGTAAAGCAGAAGCCATCGCAGCAAAATTTCAGGAAAGCTGGGTGATCGGCTCGGATACCGTTGTTGTCCTTGATGGTGAGATTTTGGGCAAGCCGACAAGCCGGGCGGATGGAAAAAGAATGCTGGAAATGTTATCGGGACGGACACATGAAGTATACACAGGTGTCGCCATCCTATTCGGCAAGCATCGCAGAGTATTCGCAGAAAAAACGGAAGTGACATTTTGGGAGCTGCCAGATGCTGAAATCGAACGTTATCTGGATAGCGGGGAACCCTTTGACAAAGCTGGCGGCTATGGGATTCAAGGATATGGATCTCTTCTTGTCGAACAAATCAAAGGGGACTATTTCTCAGTCGTCGGGCTTCCGGTCTCAAGGCTGGCCCGGGAACTTAAAGCGATGCAGGAAGAGTTGGGATAA
- a CDS encoding prepilin peptidase, giving the protein MMVIHIYLFVLGLILGSFFNVVGLSVPASQSFANRRSACPSCGRTLTFIELIPVISYMLQEGKCRGCKTRISPLYPAVEMLTGVLFTSAPIFLGWSNELLIGWTLISLFMIIFVTDVAYMLIPDKILLFFTVIFIVLRVSFPLSPWWDSIVGAAVGFSLLLLIAVVSKGGMGGGDIKLFAVIGFVLGMKMVLLSFLFACFYGAFLGIIGLLTGILKKKTLIPFGPYIVFGTLTAYFWGDALLHWYVTFLR; this is encoded by the coding sequence ATGATGGTTATCCATATCTATCTCTTCGTTTTGGGCTTGATTTTAGGCTCATTCTTCAACGTTGTCGGTTTAAGTGTTCCAGCCAGTCAATCATTTGCGAATCGTCGCTCCGCCTGCCCTTCTTGCGGGCGTACATTGACATTCATCGAGTTGATACCGGTAATTTCTTATATGTTGCAAGAAGGGAAATGCCGTGGCTGTAAAACAAGGATTTCACCCCTTTATCCGGCAGTGGAAATGCTGACCGGGGTTTTGTTTACCTCTGCTCCCATATTCCTTGGCTGGTCGAACGAACTCTTGATTGGCTGGACATTGATTTCATTATTTATGATCATCTTCGTGACTGACGTTGCCTATATGCTCATACCTGATAAAATACTGCTTTTCTTTACGGTGATTTTTATCGTTCTAAGAGTATCATTTCCGCTGTCGCCCTGGTGGGATTCAATTGTCGGGGCAGCGGTTGGCTTTAGCCTGCTGTTATTGATCGCTGTCGTGAGTAAGGGCGGCATGGGTGGCGGTGATATCAAGCTATTTGCAGTGATTGGCTTTGTATTGGGAATGAAGATGGTGCTATTATCGTTTCTTTTTGCGTGCTTTTATGGGGCATTCCTTGGCATCATCGGATTGCTGACCGGAATCCTAAAAAAGAAAACGCTTATTCCTTTCGGGCCGTATATCGTTTTTGGGACATTGACTGCTTATTTTTGGGGCGATGCCCTTTTACATTGGTATGTAACTTTTTTAAGATGA